A genome region from Trachemys scripta elegans isolate TJP31775 chromosome 2, CAS_Tse_1.0, whole genome shotgun sequence includes the following:
- the OTUD1 gene encoding OTU domain-containing protein 1: protein MQLYSSVITHYPAAGAAAAAAAAGGAGVFKVSLPAGPPSPDAASAAGQSPAAESPAKESLVPGGSGAAMTAFSSCLELMPGGPAAGPGGRQAAAPQYSSSAQITVSRRRPLERIVPIRIVQRPEHPVELAPASPQSRAWLEGILESMRQAGGDAEAAAAPHRPEEPSNHSLRLSEHCQALQAAASAQPDPAATCGEESGGQALPLPCSPLAEEEGPSPRRGPERNEKLALYLAEVEKQDKYLRHKGRFRFHIIPDGNCLYRAICKAVYGDQRLHSELREQTVHYIADHLHHFSPIIEGDVGEFLIGAAQDGAWAGYPELLAMGQMLNVNIHLTTGGRPESPTVSTMAHYLGPEDPARPSIWLSWLSNGHYDAVLDCVCPNPEYEAWCRQTQVQRRRDEELAKSMAMSLSKMYIEQNTCS from the coding sequence ATGCAGCTTTACAGCTCCGTGATCACCCACTACCCGGCAGCGGgggcagcagcggcggcagcagcagcaggcggggCGGGCGTTTTCAAAGTCTCCCTGCCGGCGGGGCCCCCCTCTCCGGACGCAGCGAGCGCCGCGGGCCAGAGCCCGGCCGCCGAGAGCCCCGCTAAGGAGAGTCTGGTGCCCGGAGGCAGCGGTGCCGCCATGActgccttctcctcctgcctGGAGCTCATGCCCGGCGGGCCCGCGGCGGGCCcgggcggcaggcaggcggcgGCCCCGCAGTACAGCTCCAGCGCGCAGATCACCGTGAGCCGCAGGAGGCCGCTGGAGCGGATCGTGCCCATCCGCATCGTGCAGCGCCCCGAGCACCCCGTTGAGctggccccggcctctccgcagaGCCGAGCCTGGCTCGAGGGCATCCTGGAGAGCATGAGACAGGCCGGCGGGGACGCGGAGGCCGCCGCAGCCCCGCACCGCCCGGAGGAGCCCAGCAACCACAGCCTCCGCCTCAGCGAGCACTGCCAGGCTCTGCAGGCGGCGGCCAGCGCCCAGCCCGACCCGGCCGCCACCTGCGGCGAGGAGAGCGGcggccaggccctgcccctgccctgctccccgctAGCGGAGGAGGAGGGCCCCAGCCCGAGGAGGGGGCCGGAGCGGAATGAGAAGCTGGCTCTGTACCTGGCCGAGGTGGAGAAGCAGGACAAATACCTGCGGCACAAGGGCCGGTTCCGCTTCCACATCATCCCCGATGGAAACTGCCTGTACCGCGCCATCTGCAAGGCCGTATACGGGGACCAGCGGCTGCACAGCGAGCTCCGCGAGCAGACTGTGCACTACATCGCCGACCACCTGCACCATTTCAGCCCCATCATCGAGGGCGATGTGGGCGAGTTTCTCATCGGCGCCGCCCAGGACGGCGCTTGGGCTGGCtaccctgagctcctggccatggggcagATGCTGAATGTAAACATTCATCTCACCACGGGCGGCAGGCCAGAGAGCCCCACCGTCTCCACTATGGCCCACTACCTGGGCCCTGAGGACCCGGCCCGGCCTAGCATCTGGCTGAGCTGGCTCAGCAATGGGCACTACGACGCTGTGCTGGACTGTGTGTGTCCCAACCCGGAGTACGAGGCCTGGTGCAGGCAGACTCAGGTGCAGCGGAGGCGGGACGAGGAGCTTGCCAAATCCATGGCCATGTCACTGTCGAAGATGTACATCGAGCAGAACACCTGCTCCTGA